The Salegentibacter sp. Hel_I_6 region TTCCCATCAGATTTTTTACGCTGCCATTTGTGGCAAATCTGTCCTGATCTATTCTAAAAGTTACATTATCAAAAGTAAGGTAAGTGTCTTCTAAAAGTCCGGTTTCATTTAAAACCTGGAGATCAAGGTTAATATCCTCAACACTTTTAGGAAGATCGGGGTATTTAAAAGAGGCGTTATTAGAACTCACTTTAATATCCATTTTAGGAATATAAGTATCGTCTATAATTCCCTGTATTTTTCCATTTACGATGAAATCGCCATTGGTTTCAACGTTCTCTATATTCTTTGCATAGGTTTCAGGAATAACAGCAAGGAAGTTTTTAAAGTCTGAAGAAGGCGTTTGGAAGCTTAGATCTATCTCATTATTGTCTTCATTTACCTGCACAAATCCTTCAAAAGTTAGGGGTAATTGATTAATCGTGGCTTCATTTTCAAGAAATGTATAGCGCATATTTTCTAAATCCATTTGGATTACCGCGTCAAGAGAAACCTTGTTTCGATTTAAATAATTTACGCCGTCAAAATCTAATGAAACCAGCGCTGTAGATTCGGTATCCAGTTCGCTTTCAGCTAAAGAAAAATCCCCGGTTCCCTGGTGATTTAATTCTTCTACATCCAGTAAAAGTTTTTGGCCTTCATCTAAATATTTTACCCGGGAGTTATTAATTTCATAATGTTTAAGATCGAAGCTAAATCCGGTAGAAGCCGAATCTGCAGCTGCACCGGTGGTATCTTCAATTGCAATATCGTAGTTGGCGTTTCCTAAAGAATCTACTTTAATATTTAAAAAAGTATTATTGATCTTAATATCATCCAGCACTTTTGGCTCGTCGGCACCTTTGAATAATTCTTTAATAGACATTTCCAGCTGTAATTCTTCCCCAATGGCAAGGGTATCGCCTTTAAATGGTTCGTTATTTATTACGCTAAAATTCTCAATTACCACCGTAGCCTGTGGAAAACTCCTAAAAAAACTGAGGCTAATGTCGCTAAATTCTACTTGTGCATCCACACTTTCGTTGGCGGTTTTTCTCACATAATCTTTTATTTGTGATTCAAACAAAAACGGCGCTGCAATCAGTATTACTACAATTACCAGCAATACAATACCAATTATTTTAAATACTTTCTTCATCACTTAAAAATTTTTATCCCAGTCCTGGAATTAGACACAGGCTTTTATTTTTATCCTGTGAATTACCAATCTTTGGGACCAGCAGCATGCTGGTTTTATTTCTATATTATTTAATTCAAACCAATTAAACTGGTTTATTTAAATTAATCATATTTTAATTCTTCTCCCTGCTTCAGTTTAAATCGCTTTCTAAAAGCAAATACCGAAGCGTAGAGCAGGGGCGTATCCAGTGCGGCAACAATTACTTTAAATAAAAATCCGCTAAGTAAAAGTGCGCCAAATAACTCCCATTCAATTTTATTAAAACTACAGAGCAAAAACAAGACCGAAAACGTATCTACAAACTGCGAGAGAAAGGTAGAAAAGTTATTCCGGAGCCATAAATGTTTTCCTTTGGTCAATCTTTTCCAAAAATGGAATAAGTGAATATCTATATACTGTGCCAATAAATAGGCAACCATTGAGGCAAAAACGGCAATAGTGGTAGCGCCAAAAACCTGTGTAAACAAATCGTCGCCTATGGGAGACCATTCGGTAGCTGGCACTGCATCTGCAGTGTAAATTATCAATAAAGAAAAGAACGAAGCAAAAATTCCTGTGGTTACTACCTGGTTGGCTTTTTTCTTACCGTAAATCTCGCTAATAATATCGGTGATCAAAAAAGTAACCGGATATGGTAAAATTCCCACAGAAATTTCAAACGTATAGAGTCCAAAAAAATCCCAGCTAAAGAATTTCTGAAATATTAGGTTCGAAACAACCAGGGAGGCGATAAAAAGCCCGGCCAATATTAAATATACGCGCTGTGCCGCGAGTTTGTCTTTCAGTAAAAGTTTAGCCAAATTTATTTTTTAAGTCTTCCTACAAAATTAGGGGTATGTGATTTTGTTTTACTTAATTTGCTGTGAAATTTACAGGATAAGCTTTAATAATTTTTCTTCAGTTAGTTTGAATTCCCCAAAAATAGTACATATCGCCCTGGGAAGCAATGTGGGCAACCGCTTTGAGCTTCTACAAAATGCACTGCATAAAATATATTTAGAAATTGGCGAGGTGCAACAGGTATCGCAGGTTTATGAAACACCTGCCTGGGGTTTTGAGGGCAATGCTTTTTTAAACGCCTGTATTGCAGTTTCTACAAGGTTTTCTGCGGAAGAAATTCTTCGGAAATTATTAAAGATTGAAGCTGATGCCGGGCGAGTTCGCTCTGATGCGAAAAATTACCAAAACCGAAGCCTGGACCTGGATATTCTTCTTTTTGAGGATGAAATTTTAGAAACCTCAGATTTGATAGTGCCGCATCCTGCAATGCAAAACCGAAAATTTGTGTTGTTACCCTTAGCCGATATCGCTGCTAAGGAAAACCATCCCATTTTTAAAGTTTCTATTGAAAAATTACTGAAACGGGTGGAGGACAATTCAGAAATAAAAGTGATTTCTGAAAAGCTTGAAGTTCCTAAAAAAGCCTTCAATTTAAACAAACTGAATTATATCGCGGTTGAAGGAAATATTGGAGCGGGGAAAACCAGTTTTTCTACAATGGTTTCAGAAGATTTTAATGCGAAACTCATTTTAGAAAGGTTTAAAGACAATCCGTTTTTACCAAAATTCTACGAGAACAAAGAGCGGTATGCTTTTCCATTGGAAATGTCTTTTCTGGCCGATCGTTACCAACAGCTATCAGATGATCTGGCGCAGTATGATCTTTTTAAAGATTTTGTGATCTCAGATTATGATGTTTTTAAGTCATTGATTTTTGCTAAAATCACGCTGCACGAAGACGAATATGCTTTATATCACAAGCTTTTTCATTTAATGTACAAGGAATTGGTAAAACCAGATTTATACATTTATCTCTATCAAAATACAGATCGACTATTGGAGAATATCAAGGCTCGCGGTCGTGATTACGAGCAGAATATTCAGCCAGATTATTTAGTGGAAATCAATAAAAGTTACCTGAATTTTATAAAGACCCAAACCAATATGAAGGTGCAAATTATAGATATTTCAGGGAAAGACTTTGTAAACAACCGTGCCGATTATCTTTCTATTTTGGAAGAAATCAAAGCTTAATCAGAGAAGCTTTTAGTGAGCCATATAAGATTGCTCGCGATTATTGGTGGTTATTTTAGAAAATAGATCCCATAGAACCACGCCCACACTAACTGCAATATTTAGCGAATGTTTACTTCCCAATTGTGGGATTTCAATAATCCCATCACTCGCCGAAACCACTTCTTGTTGTACGCCTTTTACTTCGTTTCCAAAAACCACGGCGATTTTTTCACCCGGTTGAGCTTTAAAATCATTTAGCATCACCGAGCCTTCAGCTTGTTCAATTGAAAATACCTTTGTTTTCTCTTTTTGAAGTTTTTCAACTACCTCCAGCGTATTTTCAAAATATTCCCAGGCTACGGTTTCTGTGGCACCCAGAGCAGTTTTTTGAATGTCTTTATGTGGTGGTTGAGCGGTAATACCACACAGGTAAATATTTTCAATTAAAAAAGCATCGGCACTTCGAAAAACCGATCCAATATTATTTAAGCTTCTAATATTGTCTAAAATCACAATAATAGGTGTTTTTTCAGCTTCCTTAAATTCTTGTACTGATTTACGATCTAATTCGCTGTTTTTTAATTTTCGGTTTTCCATAGCGGCAAAATTAATAGGAATGTAAAGAAATAAATTAATTTAAGTTTAAAAAGACTGGGGTTGATAAGCCAGGGATTGCTAATTTCAACATTTTACCATTACCGGGCGTCATAGGTTATTTACATTTTAGTTTTATATTAGTAAACGATAAAATATTTCTCTAATATGATAAATAAAACTTCTTCCCTGCTACTTTTTTTCTTCCTGTCCTTCTCTCTTGCAGCCCAGGATATTAATAAAGATGATACCCGATTACTTTCAAAACCGGCGATGAGTGATTCTCAAATCGCTTTTATTTATGCTGAAGATCTCTGGGTGGCTAACAAGGATGGCTCTTCGCCAAAACGTCTCACGGTAGACGATGGCATTGAGTCTAATCCTGTTTTTTCCCCAGACGGAAGTTTGATAGCGTTTAACGCTGAATATGACGGCAATACCGATGTGTATGTGGTTTCTGCTAATGGGGGAGTACCGGAGCGACTCAGCTGGCACCCCGGCAACGACCTGGTTCGTGGTTTTACCCCAGATGGTTCTGCTATACTATTTGGTTCTCAGCGTAGTGTTTTTACAAATAGATATATGAAACTTTTTGAGGTTTCAGTAAATGGTGGCCAGGTTAAGGAATTGGAAATCCCAAATGCTTTTTGGGCAGATTATTCTGATGATGGAAAGTATATTGCCTATACCCCCCTTTACGAGCCTTTTAACCAATGGAAGTATTATCGCGGTGGTACTGCTTCCCGAATTTGGATTTATGATACCAATGACCATTCTGTTACCGAGGTCCCAAAACCGGAAGGTGGAAGCAACGATACAAGACCGCAATGGCTGGATGAGAAAGTTTATTTTAGGAGTGACAGGAATGGGGAATTTAATTTGTACAGTTATGATATGAATTCCCAGGAGGTTATTCAACTTACCAATTATGAAGATTTCCCGGTTTTAGATCTTTCCGCAGGAAATGATGAAATCATTTTTGAGCAAGCCGGATATCTGCATACCTATAATCCGGAAAGTAATACTACTGAAAAAATCGAGGTTGGGATTGCGACAGATCTTCTGGAACTGCGCCCACGCTTTGTAAAGGGTGATGAATACATCCGTAGCGCTTCTGTTTCGCCTACCGGGGCAAGAGTAGTTATGGATTTTAGAGGAGAAATAGTAACGGTGCCCGCTGAAAAAGGGGATGTGGTTAATATAACCGAAACTTCTGGAGTACATGAACAAGACCCTGTGTGGTCTCCAAATGGAAAATTCATCGCGTATTTTAGCGATGAAAGCGGAGAATATGCGCTGCACGTTCAGGATCAAAGCGAACAAAAAGAGGCTAAAAAATTTAAACTTGATGGTGCAGGTTTTTATGCTTATCCGAAGTGGTCTCCAGATAGTAAGAAAATAAGTTTCGTAGATAATGGTCGTAATCTTTATGTACTCAATACAGGCTCAGGAAAAGTGACAAAAGTTTCGCAAGATGAGCGTTATATGCCCGGTGTTTTCCGAGATCTTTTTGGTAGTTGGTCTCACGATTCTAATTGGATAAGTTATACCGTAGTAACAGGAACCAGTTTTGAGCAGGCCTTTGTGTATTCGCTTTCAGAGAATAAATCTTATCCAATTTCTGACGGATTCTCCAGTGTTTCCAGTCCGGTTTTTGATCCCAGCGGAAAATATCTTTATATACTAGCTTCTACAGATGCCGGGCCGGTGGTAAATTGGTTTGATCAGTCTAACCAGGATATGGAAATGACCAGTTCTATTTACCTGGTGACTTTGCAGAAAGATGTAGAATCTCCCTTTGCAAGAGAAAATGATGTTGAAAAAATAGAGCAAGCCGAAAAGGAAGAAGAAAAAAAGAAAAAAGCTGAAGAAGAAAATAAGGAAGTAAAAGTTCCCGATTTAAAAATCGATTTCAAGGGAATAGAAAGCAGGATCGTAGATGTACCGCTTCCCGCCGGTAAATATGCTAACCTAAGTTCACCAAAGGAAGGAAATCTCTATTATTTAGCTTATCCTCCTCACGAGCAGAATAAAGGAGCTTTAAATATGTATGATCTTAAAGAAAGGGAGAATAAGGAGATAATGCCTGCCACTTCTTACGAGATCTCAGCCAATGGAAAAAAGATACTTTATAAGGCAGAAGAAAAATGGGGTGTCGCTGAAGTTGATAAAATTGAAGAAAAGCGAACGCTTAATACCGGCGATATTCAGGTTAAAATTGATCCTGTAGCCGAATGGCCAAATATTTTTGATGAAGCCTGGAGGGTTAATCGAGACTACTTTTATGATCCGGGAATGCACGGCGTAGAC contains the following coding sequences:
- a CDS encoding queuosine precursor transporter, which codes for MAKLLLKDKLAAQRVYLILAGLFIASLVVSNLIFQKFFSWDFFGLYTFEISVGILPYPVTFLITDIISEIYGKKKANQVVTTGIFASFFSLLIIYTADAVPATEWSPIGDDLFTQVFGATTIAVFASMVAYLLAQYIDIHLFHFWKRLTKGKHLWLRNNFSTFLSQFVDTFSVLFLLCSFNKIEWELFGALLLSGFLFKVIVAALDTPLLYASVFAFRKRFKLKQGEELKYD
- the folK gene encoding 2-amino-4-hydroxy-6-hydroxymethyldihydropteridine diphosphokinase, giving the protein MNSPKIVHIALGSNVGNRFELLQNALHKIYLEIGEVQQVSQVYETPAWGFEGNAFLNACIAVSTRFSAEEILRKLLKIEADAGRVRSDAKNYQNRSLDLDILLFEDEILETSDLIVPHPAMQNRKFVLLPLADIAAKENHPIFKVSIEKLLKRVEDNSEIKVISEKLEVPKKAFNLNKLNYIAVEGNIGAGKTSFSTMVSEDFNAKLILERFKDNPFLPKFYENKERYAFPLEMSFLADRYQQLSDDLAQYDLFKDFVISDYDVFKSLIFAKITLHEDEYALYHKLFHLMYKELVKPDLYIYLYQNTDRLLENIKARGRDYEQNIQPDYLVEINKSYLNFIKTQTNMKVQIIDISGKDFVNNRADYLSILEEIKA
- a CDS encoding RNA methyltransferase, whose translation is MENRKLKNSELDRKSVQEFKEAEKTPIIVILDNIRSLNNIGSVFRSADAFLIENIYLCGITAQPPHKDIQKTALGATETVAWEYFENTLEVVEKLQKEKTKVFSIEQAEGSVMLNDFKAQPGEKIAVVFGNEVKGVQQEVVSASDGIIEIPQLGSKHSLNIAVSVGVVLWDLFSKITTNNREQSYMAH
- a CDS encoding S41 family peptidase, with translation MINKTSSLLLFFFLSFSLAAQDINKDDTRLLSKPAMSDSQIAFIYAEDLWVANKDGSSPKRLTVDDGIESNPVFSPDGSLIAFNAEYDGNTDVYVVSANGGVPERLSWHPGNDLVRGFTPDGSAILFGSQRSVFTNRYMKLFEVSVNGGQVKELEIPNAFWADYSDDGKYIAYTPLYEPFNQWKYYRGGTASRIWIYDTNDHSVTEVPKPEGGSNDTRPQWLDEKVYFRSDRNGEFNLYSYDMNSQEVIQLTNYEDFPVLDLSAGNDEIIFEQAGYLHTYNPESNTTEKIEVGIATDLLELRPRFVKGDEYIRSASVSPTGARVVMDFRGEIVTVPAEKGDVVNITETSGVHEQDPVWSPNGKFIAYFSDESGEYALHVQDQSEQKEAKKFKLDGAGFYAYPKWSPDSKKISFVDNGRNLYVLNTGSGKVTKVSQDERYMPGVFRDLFGSWSHDSNWISYTVVTGTSFEQAFVYSLSENKSYPISDGFSSVSSPVFDPSGKYLYILASTDAGPVVNWFDQSNQDMEMTSSIYLVTLQKDVESPFARENDVEKIEQAEKEEEKKKKAEEENKEVKVPDLKIDFKGIESRIVDVPLPAGKYANLSSPKEGNLYYLAYPPHEQNKGALNMYDLKERENKEIMPATSYEISANGKKILYKAEEKWGVAEVDKIEEKRTLNTGDIQVKIDPVAEWPNIFDEAWRVNRDYFYDPGMHGVDWDKMKEKYEPFIGDVTSRSDLYRVMEWMFSELGVGHHRFSGRGDRLHSKESVKGGLLGADFSIENDKYRFEKIYGGLNWNPNLRSPLTEPGVDVQEGDYLLAVNGEELNADDNLYKYFENTAGKIVMLTVGPNPNMKNSRKVKVTPVENEMALRNRDWIEGNIQKVQEATNGKVAYVYVPNTATAGHEYFKRYFFPQANKQAIIVDERFNGGGQLADYVIDILKKPEQAHWRFRYGKDLKSPSASIQGPKVMITDETAGSGGDYLPWMFRKFDLGTIVGKTTWGGLVGVLGYPEFIDGGSVTAPNVAFYTEEGFRVENEGVAPDVEVEQWPEEVIEGRDPQLEKAIEIVLKQLEENPPKEVPSPVYPDKTDN